The Sulfitobacter donghicola DSW-25 = KCTC 12864 = JCM 14565 genome has a segment encoding these proteins:
- the msrQ gene encoding protein-methionine-sulfoxide reductase heme-binding subunit MsrQ codes for MKKITDTVNRAVRFVPKWLVYILCLLPVPWFLYLAQTGGLGREPIKALEHELGEIALQLLVFGLCVTPLREHIGINLMKFRRAIGVLAFIYVTLHLAVWIALDMSLLWSQMWADIWKRPYITIGMAGFVALIPLAITSNNYSVQKLGGAVWRRLHKITYLAVILGGVHYLWLVKGIQLEPILYMAAILVLLALRVASARKKAAKRVAKTA; via the coding sequence TTGAAAAAGATAACTGATACCGTAAACCGTGCTGTTCGGTTCGTTCCAAAATGGCTGGTCTATATACTATGTCTCCTACCGGTGCCGTGGTTTCTTTATTTGGCCCAAACGGGCGGGCTGGGTCGGGAGCCGATCAAAGCACTGGAGCATGAGTTGGGCGAGATAGCGTTACAGCTATTGGTATTCGGTTTGTGCGTGACACCGTTGCGCGAACACATTGGTATCAACTTGATGAAGTTCCGCCGCGCTATCGGCGTTCTGGCCTTTATATATGTCACGCTACATCTGGCAGTTTGGATCGCCTTGGACATGAGCCTGCTTTGGTCGCAAATGTGGGCGGACATCTGGAAGCGTCCTTATATAACGATTGGCATGGCAGGGTTTGTTGCATTGATCCCTCTGGCCATCACCTCAAACAACTATTCGGTTCAAAAGCTAGGTGGCGCGGTTTGGCGTCGCCTTCACAAGATTACCTATCTCGCGGTGATCTTGGGGGGCGTTCACTATCTCTGGCTGGTTAAGGGCATCCAACTGGAACCAATCCTCTATATGGCCGCGATTTTGGTCTTATTGGCATTACGAGTCGCAAGCGCACGAAAGAAGGCTGCAAAGCGAGTCGCAAAAACCGCGTGA